TTCGGAGATCATCCGCTTGAGCGCAACGATTCTCGATGGAAAGGCCCTGGCGCAAAAGATTCAAGGCGAGTTGGCAGAAGAGGTTGCCGATTTCATCGAGAACAATGGCGTGGTGCCCTGCCTGACGGCGGTGCTGGTCGGCGATAATCCGGCCAGCGAAGTCTACGTTCGCAACAAGCGACAAGCCTGCGAACGACTGGGCATCGATGGACGCTTGGAACGCCTGCCGGCAACGGCTTCGATCGACCAGCTGTTGCAGATGGTCGCGCGGCTTAACAAGGATGAAGACGTACACGGCATCTTAGTGCAGTTGCCCCTGCCTGACGGGCTCGACGCGAAGCGGATCCTCGAGGCAGTCCACCCGCTGAAGGACGTGGACTGTTTTCATCCGCAAAATGTCGGACGGTTGATGCAGGGGAGGCCGCAGTTTCTGCCCTGCACTCCGCACGGAGTTCAAGAGTTGTTGCTACGGAATGGCGTCGAGATTGCCGGCCGACGAGTGGTGATCCTGGGTCGCAG
The window above is part of the Pirellulales bacterium genome. Proteins encoded here:
- the folD gene encoding bifunctional methylenetetrahydrofolate dehydrogenase/methenyltetrahydrofolate cyclohydrolase FolD; the protein is MSATILDGKALAQKIQGELAEEVADFIENNGVVPCLTAVLVGDNPASEVYVRNKRQACERLGIDGRLERLPATASIDQLLQMVARLNKDEDVHGILVQLPLPDGLDAKRILEAVHPLKDVDCFHPQNVGRLMQGRPQFLPCTPHGVQELLLRNGVEIAGRRVVILGRSDIVGKPLANMLMQRGTGADATVTVCHTRTRNMAEITRQADILIAAIGQAKFVTADMVKTGAVVIDVGMNRTEAGLVGDVDFAAVREVAGMITPVPGGVGPLTITMLLANTLAAARLQQT